A single window of Drosophila teissieri strain GT53w unplaced genomic scaffold, Prin_Dtei_1.1 Segkk124_quiver_pilon_scaf, whole genome shotgun sequence DNA harbors:
- the LOC122625539 gene encoding sarcolemmal membrane-associated protein-like isoform X1, whose protein sequence is MVLVCNEWLKNNVDEDQTPSPAQTSASGSVGSTALNRTITADTATEIPQTTYLSGEGLEPNVKQKKSHYALNMETDKKVEHDQFFHIMEISELHMADSNNDTSIENQENNNMEVCDSNTGCIDRRTAEVSQHAINMAMNSVLNANNTGVGVRVTTACSLFSPLGVLNNSALQREVATECGTLQVASVPTTSTVDLDIGSETVPTACMGAAKIVLHCESKSHKFETRSIFLQPNQDCKVGRLIAKSKAGEGNAIFDCKVLSRNHAILWYTPDGKFWVKDTKSSNGTFINDNKLGSDPAELHYGDIVKFGVEVIENSRQEVHGCILARVALFLPNGQEAISVGAEQMLLTVTNRISFDEVQRLNAFLQEAAQREKSLKAKLSSLQGVLDTTRKNSAMCWQSMITEDQLLHKINLLEKKLQMMEKNIPENALRNEIVKLLEDKTTYQLTAKEALRKVYQERCDAMQMLSKMEMAYATSENECGILRAQVITLKETLNGFNCRLEELQQEYMEFKKESVRQEQESEEQKSRSLELLNMKLSTQERELKELRVQASRVHQVISEHDTEKFKEQIVLKHLNTINSDDDHDHDHAVGGAQNEKDYKESLDDDILSVSQDKDVLDIDQQTVDSVSQEKKVKLRNPDLQPVSFKSSVLKLLKNSDLGKGEEGSSVLKAIFNCDDEGFECKVKEDMEKALVTKEFVSRNTSEIVHHFNNYSPSPQILEDSTTEISSALHLESKENLNIPNALSTEQTIDMLQDECYTYKKKTAHLTSEIHFLQTQIELLKKKLEKDVAHNFKTSLQNLSEESSLPRETLNLIDNRDSPEDVWNQDIETINNPKVEKEEELIVYKELLEHSELKNMQLRKEISELHSKQKHNPFIKQGLLSRFLPLGCIAIGLLLYFLSNRI, encoded by the exons ATGGTCTTGGTGTGCAATGAGTGGTTAAAAAACAATGTAGATGAAGACCAGACTCCAAGCCCTGCCCAGACATCAGCATCAGGATCAGTCGGATCAacagcattaaacagaacaatcaCAGCCGACACGGCCACAGAAATACCTCAGACGACGTATTTATCCGGAGAAGGACTAGAACCGAATGTAAAGCAAAAGAAATCGCATTACGCTTTAAATATGGAAACTGACAAAAAAGTGGAACATGACCAATTCTTTCATATAATGGAAATAAGCGAACTTCATATGGCTGATAGTAATAACGATACTTCAATTGAGAACCAGGAAAATAACAATATGGAAGTATGTGATTCCAACACAGGATGTATTGACCGACGTACGGCTGAAGTTTCCCAGCATGCTATAAATATGGCCATGAACTCTGTGCTCAATGCAAATAACACCGGGGTTGGAGTTCGAGTAACTACTGCCTGCAGTCTATTCAGCCCACTAGGGGTACTAAACAATAGTGCTTTACAAAGGGAGGTGGCAACGGAATGCGGAACTTTACAGGTCGCTTCCGTGCCCACAACTTCTACCGTAGATCTAGACATAGGATCGGAAACTGTCCCAACGGCATGTATGGGTGCTGCAAAAATCGTACTACATTGCGAATCTAAGTCGCATAAGTTTGAGACAAGATCTATATTTTTGCAGCCGAACCAGGATTGCAAGGTAGGTCGCCTTATAGCTAAAAGCAAGGCAGGTGAGGGAAACGCTATATTTGACTGCAAAGTATTGTCAAGAAACCATGCGATTCTGTGGTATACTCCAGACGGTAAGTTCTGGGTCAAGGACACAAAATCTAGCAACGGTACCTTTATAAACGACAACAAGTTGGGCAGTGATCCAGCGGAACTACATTATGGCGATATCGTCAAATTCGGCGTTGAGGTAATTGAGAACTCACGTCAGGAGGTGCACGGCTGTATCCTAGCCCGTGTCGCTCTGTTTCTACCCAATGGGCAAGAGGCCATTTCGGTTGGGGCAGAGCAAATGCTGTTGACCGTGACTAACCGAATCAGCTTTGATGAAGTGCAGCGCCTTAACGCGTTCCTCCAAGAGGCGGCACAAAGAGAAAAGTCTCTGAAAGCTAAGTTAAGCAGCTTACAAGGCGTCCTTGATACTACCAGAAAGAATTCTGCAATGTGTTGGCAAAGCATGATTACTGAAGACCAATTGCTGCACAAAATAAATCTTCTGGAAAAGAAACTACAAATGATGGAAAAGAACATACCAGAAAATGCACTTCGAAACGAG aTTGTAAAACTGCTTGAAGACAAAACAACGTATCAGTTAACTGCTAAAGAGGCCCTGCGCAAGGTCTATCAGGAACGCTGCGATGCTATGCAAATGCTCTCTAAGATGGAGATGGCCTACGCCACTTCTGAAAACGAGTGTGGCATACTTCGCGCTCAAGTTATAACACTAAAGGAAACACTGAATGGCTTTAATTGCCGGTTAGAGGAACTTCAGCAGGAGTACATGGAATTCAAGAAGGAGTCAGTACGCCAAGAACAAGAGTCTGAAGAACAAAAATCTCGCAGTTTGGAGTTGCTAAATATGAAGTTATCGACTCAAGAGCGTGAGCTAAAGGAGCTTCGTGTACAGGCGTCGCGAGTCCATCAAGTTATATCCGAGCATGATACTGAAAAGTTTAAGGAACAAATTGTCTTAAAACACctaaatacaataaattctGACGATGATCATGACCATGATCATGCTGTAGGTGGGgcgcaaaatgaaaaagattATAAGGAAAGTTTAGACGACGATATTTTGTCTGTGTCACAAGATAAAGATGTGTTAGACATTGATCAGCAGACAGTAGATTCTGTATCGCAAGAAAAG AAGGTAAAACTACGTAATCCCGATTTACAGCCGGTCAGTTTTAAATCGAGCGTTTTAAAATTGCTAAAGAACTCTGATCTTGGTAAGGGCGAAGAAGGCTCTTCAGTTCTTAAAGCTATTTTTAATTGTGACGATGAAGGCTTTGAATGCAAAGTTAAGGAGGATATGGAAAAGGCTTTAGTTACAAAAGAGTTCGTTAGCAGAAATACATCTGAAATCGTGCATCACTTTAATAACTATTCTCCAAGCCCTCAAATTTTAGAAGATTCGACTACCGAGATTTCATCAGCCCTTCATTTGGAAAGTAAGGAAAATCTTAATATTCCAAATGCATTATCGACTGAGCAGACTATTGATATGCTACAAGATGAATGCTATACTTACAAGAAAAAAACGGCCCATTTAACAAGTGAAATACACTTTCTGCAAACGCAGATCGAGCTATTAAAGAAGAAGCTTGAGAAAGACGTAGCtcataattttaaaacaagttTGCAGAATCTCAGTGAGGAAAGTAGTTTGCCGCGTGAGACTTTAAACCTAATTGATAATCGAGATAGCCCAGAAGATGTTTGGAACCAGGATATAGAAACCATTAATAACCCCAAAGTAGAAAAGGAAGAAGAACTAATTGTTTACAAGGAACTTCTTGAACATTCGGAGCTTAAAAACATGCAGCTTCGTAAAGAGATCTCGGAGCTGCACTCTAAGCAAAAACACAACCCGTTTATTAAACAAGGGTTACTAAGCCGCTTTTTACCTCTTGGCTGTATTGCTATCGGTCTGctcttatattttctttccaaTCGAATTTAA
- the LOC122625539 gene encoding sarcolemmal membrane-associated protein-like isoform X2: MVLVCNEWLKNNVDEDQTPSPAQTSASGSVGSTALNRTITADTATEIPQTTYLSGEGLEPNVKQKKSHYALNMETDKKVEHDQFFHIMEISELHMADSNNDTSIENQENNNMEVCDSNTGCIDRRTAEVSQHAINMAMNSVLNANNTGVGVRVTTACSLFSPLGVLNNSALQREVATECGTLQVASVPTTSTVDLDIGSETVPTACMGAAKIVLHCESKSHKFETRSIFLQPNQDCKVGRLIAKSKAGEGNAIFDCKVLSRNHAILWYTPDGKFWVKDTKSSNGTFINDNKLGSDPAELHYGDIVKFGVEVIENSRQEVHGCILARVALFLPNGQEAISVGAEQMLLTVTNRISFDEVQRLNAFLQEAAQREKSLKAKLSSLQGVLDTTRKNSAMCWQSMITEDQLLHKINLLEKKLQMMEKNIPENALRNEIVKLLEDKTTYQLTAKEALRKVYQERCDAMQMLSKMEMAYATSENECGILRAQVITLKETLNGFNCRLEELQQEYMEFKKESVRQEQESEEQKSRSLELLNMKLSTQERELKELRVQASRVHQVISEHDTEKFKEQIVLKHLNTINSDDDHDHDHAVGGAQNEKDYKESLDDDILSVSQDKDVLDIDQQTVDSVSQEKVKLRNPDLQPVSFKSSVLKLLKNSDLGKGEEGSSVLKAIFNCDDEGFECKVKEDMEKALVTKEFVSRNTSEIVHHFNNYSPSPQILEDSTTEISSALHLESKENLNIPNALSTEQTIDMLQDECYTYKKKTAHLTSEIHFLQTQIELLKKKLEKDVAHNFKTSLQNLSEESSLPRETLNLIDNRDSPEDVWNQDIETINNPKVEKEEELIVYKELLEHSELKNMQLRKEISELHSKQKHNPFIKQGLLSRFLPLGCIAIGLLLYFLSNRI, from the exons ATGGTCTTGGTGTGCAATGAGTGGTTAAAAAACAATGTAGATGAAGACCAGACTCCAAGCCCTGCCCAGACATCAGCATCAGGATCAGTCGGATCAacagcattaaacagaacaatcaCAGCCGACACGGCCACAGAAATACCTCAGACGACGTATTTATCCGGAGAAGGACTAGAACCGAATGTAAAGCAAAAGAAATCGCATTACGCTTTAAATATGGAAACTGACAAAAAAGTGGAACATGACCAATTCTTTCATATAATGGAAATAAGCGAACTTCATATGGCTGATAGTAATAACGATACTTCAATTGAGAACCAGGAAAATAACAATATGGAAGTATGTGATTCCAACACAGGATGTATTGACCGACGTACGGCTGAAGTTTCCCAGCATGCTATAAATATGGCCATGAACTCTGTGCTCAATGCAAATAACACCGGGGTTGGAGTTCGAGTAACTACTGCCTGCAGTCTATTCAGCCCACTAGGGGTACTAAACAATAGTGCTTTACAAAGGGAGGTGGCAACGGAATGCGGAACTTTACAGGTCGCTTCCGTGCCCACAACTTCTACCGTAGATCTAGACATAGGATCGGAAACTGTCCCAACGGCATGTATGGGTGCTGCAAAAATCGTACTACATTGCGAATCTAAGTCGCATAAGTTTGAGACAAGATCTATATTTTTGCAGCCGAACCAGGATTGCAAGGTAGGTCGCCTTATAGCTAAAAGCAAGGCAGGTGAGGGAAACGCTATATTTGACTGCAAAGTATTGTCAAGAAACCATGCGATTCTGTGGTATACTCCAGACGGTAAGTTCTGGGTCAAGGACACAAAATCTAGCAACGGTACCTTTATAAACGACAACAAGTTGGGCAGTGATCCAGCGGAACTACATTATGGCGATATCGTCAAATTCGGCGTTGAGGTAATTGAGAACTCACGTCAGGAGGTGCACGGCTGTATCCTAGCCCGTGTCGCTCTGTTTCTACCCAATGGGCAAGAGGCCATTTCGGTTGGGGCAGAGCAAATGCTGTTGACCGTGACTAACCGAATCAGCTTTGATGAAGTGCAGCGCCTTAACGCGTTCCTCCAAGAGGCGGCACAAAGAGAAAAGTCTCTGAAAGCTAAGTTAAGCAGCTTACAAGGCGTCCTTGATACTACCAGAAAGAATTCTGCAATGTGTTGGCAAAGCATGATTACTGAAGACCAATTGCTGCACAAAATAAATCTTCTGGAAAAGAAACTACAAATGATGGAAAAGAACATACCAGAAAATGCACTTCGAAACGAG aTTGTAAAACTGCTTGAAGACAAAACAACGTATCAGTTAACTGCTAAAGAGGCCCTGCGCAAGGTCTATCAGGAACGCTGCGATGCTATGCAAATGCTCTCTAAGATGGAGATGGCCTACGCCACTTCTGAAAACGAGTGTGGCATACTTCGCGCTCAAGTTATAACACTAAAGGAAACACTGAATGGCTTTAATTGCCGGTTAGAGGAACTTCAGCAGGAGTACATGGAATTCAAGAAGGAGTCAGTACGCCAAGAACAAGAGTCTGAAGAACAAAAATCTCGCAGTTTGGAGTTGCTAAATATGAAGTTATCGACTCAAGAGCGTGAGCTAAAGGAGCTTCGTGTACAGGCGTCGCGAGTCCATCAAGTTATATCCGAGCATGATACTGAAAAGTTTAAGGAACAAATTGTCTTAAAACACctaaatacaataaattctGACGATGATCATGACCATGATCATGCTGTAGGTGGGgcgcaaaatgaaaaagattATAAGGAAAGTTTAGACGACGATATTTTGTCTGTGTCACAAGATAAAGATGTGTTAGACATTGATCAGCAGACAGTAGATTCTGTATCGCAAGAAAAG GTAAAACTACGTAATCCCGATTTACAGCCGGTCAGTTTTAAATCGAGCGTTTTAAAATTGCTAAAGAACTCTGATCTTGGTAAGGGCGAAGAAGGCTCTTCAGTTCTTAAAGCTATTTTTAATTGTGACGATGAAGGCTTTGAATGCAAAGTTAAGGAGGATATGGAAAAGGCTTTAGTTACAAAAGAGTTCGTTAGCAGAAATACATCTGAAATCGTGCATCACTTTAATAACTATTCTCCAAGCCCTCAAATTTTAGAAGATTCGACTACCGAGATTTCATCAGCCCTTCATTTGGAAAGTAAGGAAAATCTTAATATTCCAAATGCATTATCGACTGAGCAGACTATTGATATGCTACAAGATGAATGCTATACTTACAAGAAAAAAACGGCCCATTTAACAAGTGAAATACACTTTCTGCAAACGCAGATCGAGCTATTAAAGAAGAAGCTTGAGAAAGACGTAGCtcataattttaaaacaagttTGCAGAATCTCAGTGAGGAAAGTAGTTTGCCGCGTGAGACTTTAAACCTAATTGATAATCGAGATAGCCCAGAAGATGTTTGGAACCAGGATATAGAAACCATTAATAACCCCAAAGTAGAAAAGGAAGAAGAACTAATTGTTTACAAGGAACTTCTTGAACATTCGGAGCTTAAAAACATGCAGCTTCGTAAAGAGATCTCGGAGCTGCACTCTAAGCAAAAACACAACCCGTTTATTAAACAAGGGTTACTAAGCCGCTTTTTACCTCTTGGCTGTATTGCTATCGGTCTGctcttatattttctttccaaTCGAATTTAA